One stretch of Roseimicrobium sp. ORNL1 DNA includes these proteins:
- a CDS encoding c-type cytochrome — protein sequence MTRLTRTFLAATLLAAGAPTALMHAESPSWIWAEATAKPNQKVYFRKTFEVNPRDTVRLYAASDDNMTVYVNGKEVLKGAGWDKIQVKDLSPFTANGKNVIAVEAGNGSNDKAGLLVKVMVETPKGNREVVTDGSWKQSDKADEGWKNADFSDKAWKPAFVVAKLGEGPWKKVNDDTLAQAADLKKPEATAVKDIKLKEGFKVELLYSVPMAEQGSWVATCFDDKGRLIVSDQYGKLYRVTLPALGGKATDTKVEAIPAEIGEAQGLVYAFGSLYAITNSDKYPRGLWRIQDTNGDDQFDKVEQLRAFPNKGGEHGPHAVVVGPDGKSLYCIVGNQTPITELNSSRVPQHWAEDRLLDPLIGRGFMREVMAPGGWVAKTDPEGKTWELICTGFRNEYDAAFNKDGDLFTFDADMEWDFSVPWYRPTRVCHVLSGGEFGWRSLSKKWPVRWEDSLPPTVDIGPGSPTGVAFGYGAKAFPQKYQDAFYICDWSYGKMYAVHLKKSGAGYTADFEEFMAAQPLPLTDVLISPKDGAMYVTIGGRRVQSGLYRVTYSGDTAAKAPAMTKTGTGTLSLKELQAATVETKTVGFDGAAGTADSTEALHKLRRELEAYHKVDAKAVDFAWPHLGHEDRFIRFAARIAVEHQPVESWKDRALNETNPRASLTALMALARSGKGDKALLPQILASLDKIDFATLKGLDRETYVRDYYLALSRFGEPEGALKEKTAAKLSKLFPTSDPWLNVDLTEVLTYLGDAAFLPKAVALVDTAPTQEEQIAHAMSLRFAKNGWTPELRERFFKWVCLRAPTYKGGASFSLFMQDIRKDAELGLTDAEKVALKPILEAKPDIKMPQFTFTPRSFVKNYTMADLDHLLGVGLEGGRKFENGRNLFGQATCFACHRFGQEGGAIGPDLTSVAGKYSVRDLLVHIVEPSKEISDQYGQLEVTLNDGSKVFGRIMNLAGDRITLNINMMDPNATQAVDRKLVKSMEQSKVSMMPPGLLNTLSESDILDLMAYLLSKGNKEDPMFK from the coding sequence ATGACCAGACTCACCCGTACATTCCTCGCCGCCACGCTGCTGGCGGCCGGCGCCCCCACGGCGCTGATGCACGCCGAATCGCCCAGCTGGATCTGGGCAGAGGCCACAGCCAAGCCAAATCAAAAGGTCTACTTCAGGAAGACCTTCGAGGTAAATCCGAGGGACACTGTGCGGCTCTACGCTGCCAGCGACGACAACATGACCGTCTATGTGAACGGCAAGGAAGTGCTGAAGGGAGCCGGCTGGGATAAGATCCAGGTGAAGGACCTGAGCCCCTTCACCGCGAATGGCAAAAACGTCATCGCCGTGGAAGCCGGCAATGGCAGCAATGACAAGGCCGGCCTGCTGGTGAAGGTGATGGTGGAGACACCCAAGGGTAACCGCGAGGTGGTGACTGACGGCTCCTGGAAGCAAAGCGACAAGGCAGACGAGGGCTGGAAGAATGCCGACTTCTCGGACAAGGCATGGAAGCCCGCCTTCGTGGTGGCCAAGCTGGGCGAAGGCCCCTGGAAGAAAGTGAACGACGACACCCTGGCACAGGCGGCGGATCTGAAGAAGCCCGAAGCCACCGCGGTGAAGGACATCAAGCTCAAGGAAGGCTTCAAGGTCGAGCTGCTCTACAGCGTGCCCATGGCTGAACAGGGCTCGTGGGTGGCCACCTGCTTCGATGACAAGGGGCGCCTCATCGTGAGCGACCAGTATGGCAAGCTGTACCGCGTGACCCTGCCGGCGCTTGGAGGCAAGGCCACCGACACCAAGGTGGAAGCCATCCCTGCGGAAATCGGCGAAGCACAGGGCCTCGTGTATGCCTTCGGCTCGCTGTACGCCATCACGAACTCGGACAAGTATCCGCGCGGCCTGTGGCGCATCCAGGACACGAATGGCGATGACCAGTTCGACAAGGTGGAACAGCTTCGCGCCTTCCCCAACAAGGGTGGTGAGCACGGCCCACACGCCGTGGTGGTGGGGCCGGATGGCAAGTCGCTCTACTGCATCGTGGGCAACCAGACGCCCATCACCGAGCTGAACAGCAGCCGCGTGCCGCAGCACTGGGCGGAAGACCGTCTGCTCGATCCGCTCATTGGTCGTGGTTTCATGCGTGAAGTGATGGCACCCGGTGGCTGGGTGGCAAAGACGGATCCCGAAGGCAAAACGTGGGAACTCATCTGCACCGGCTTCCGCAATGAATATGACGCCGCCTTCAACAAGGATGGCGATCTCTTCACCTTCGACGCGGACATGGAGTGGGATTTCAGTGTGCCCTGGTACCGCCCGACCCGCGTGTGCCATGTGCTCAGCGGTGGTGAATTCGGCTGGCGCTCACTCTCGAAGAAGTGGCCCGTACGCTGGGAAGACAGCCTGCCTCCCACCGTGGACATCGGCCCCGGCTCACCCACGGGTGTGGCGTTTGGTTATGGAGCCAAGGCCTTCCCCCAGAAGTATCAGGACGCCTTCTACATCTGCGACTGGAGCTACGGAAAGATGTACGCCGTGCATCTGAAGAAGAGCGGCGCGGGCTACACCGCAGACTTCGAGGAATTCATGGCCGCGCAGCCGCTTCCTCTGACCGACGTGCTTATTTCTCCGAAGGACGGCGCCATGTATGTGACCATCGGTGGTCGTCGTGTGCAGAGTGGTCTGTATCGCGTGACTTATAGCGGTGATACTGCTGCCAAGGCTCCCGCGATGACTAAGACGGGCACTGGCACGCTTTCACTCAAGGAACTGCAGGCCGCCACGGTGGAGACGAAGACCGTGGGCTTCGATGGTGCTGCAGGTACCGCAGACTCGACGGAAGCGCTCCACAAGCTGCGCCGCGAACTAGAGGCCTATCACAAGGTCGATGCGAAGGCGGTGGACTTCGCCTGGCCGCACCTCGGTCACGAGGACCGCTTCATCCGCTTCGCGGCACGCATCGCAGTGGAACATCAGCCGGTGGAAAGCTGGAAGGACCGCGCGCTCAATGAAACGAATCCCCGCGCTTCACTGACGGCACTCATGGCGCTGGCCCGCAGCGGCAAGGGTGACAAGGCTCTCCTGCCCCAGATCCTCGCCTCGCTGGACAAGATTGATTTTGCCACGCTCAAGGGCCTCGATCGCGAAACGTATGTGCGCGACTACTACCTCGCGCTCTCCCGTTTCGGTGAACCGGAAGGAGCTCTGAAGGAAAAGACAGCAGCGAAGCTCTCAAAGCTCTTCCCCACCAGCGATCCCTGGCTGAACGTGGACCTCACCGAAGTGCTCACCTACCTGGGTGACGCTGCGTTCCTTCCCAAGGCCGTGGCCCTCGTGGACACCGCGCCCACGCAGGAAGAACAGATCGCGCACGCCATGAGCCTGCGCTTCGCGAAGAATGGATGGACGCCGGAGCTGCGCGAGCGCTTCTTCAAGTGGGTCTGCCTGCGCGCGCCCACCTACAAGGGCGGCGCGAGCTTCAGCCTCTTCATGCAGGACATCCGCAAGGACGCCGAACTCGGACTGACGGATGCGGAGAAGGTGGCACTCAAGCCAATCCTGGAAGCCAAACCGGATATCAAGATGCCGCAGTTCACCTTCACCCCGCGCAGCTTCGTAAAGAACTACACCATGGCGGATCTGGACCACCTCCTCGGCGTGGGTCTGGAAGGCGGACGCAAATTCGAGAACGGACGCAACCTCTTCGGCCAGGCCACGTGCTTCGCCTGCCACCGCTTCGGCCAGGAAGGCGGCGCCATCGGACCCGACCTCACGAGTGTGGCCGGCAAGTACAGCGTGCGTGACCTGCTGGTGCACATCGTAGAACCGAGCAAGGAAATCAGCGACCAGTATGGCCAGCTCGAAGTCACGCTCAACGACGGCAGCAAGGTCTTCGGCCGCATCATGAACCTGGCCGGTGATCGCATCACGCTTAACATCAACATGATGGATCCCAACGCCACCCAGGCGGTCGATCGCAAACTGGTGAAGAGCATGGAGCAGAGCAAGGTGAGCATGATGCCCCCCGGCCTGCTGAACACGCTGTCTGAAAGCGATATCCTGGATCTGATGGCCTACCTGCTGAGCAAGGGGAACAAAGAAGACCCGATGTTCAAGTAA
- a CDS encoding tyrosine-type recombinase/integrase encodes MAATKKTATKKGKPKRREWPVVKRIEYRNGTEAFLVDTRCKGQGSRVFKASMEEALEVARQARIRRQNEGTGYFTLENDDRLDAERALALLAPFGKTLVDAAEFFVPHLRALQTSRTVREAADAYEASSVSRGLSKAHLKDIRIRLGNLCQTFGERSIAMVTAEELDAWLDGLGVSTATKNGYRRYAVALWSFAEGRKWCTGNEAGKTAVAKVVSGEVGILTPDEVRALLTAAHPEILPAIAIGAFAGLRRAELERIEWRSVNVAERFVEVLATNAKSARRRTVHMSDNLAAWLAPFAHSTGKVWPVKEKRGRRLFEDAARAAGFGTPGTETAEEKQSGTKLRPWPANALRHSFASYHLAHHNDAAKLALEMGHTTNALIFAHYRQIVRPAEAERYWEVRPSKEPISTCDSSPT; translated from the coding sequence ATGGCAGCGACGAAGAAGACCGCCACCAAGAAGGGTAAACCCAAGCGCCGCGAGTGGCCTGTCGTGAAGAGAATCGAGTACCGCAACGGCACTGAGGCGTTCCTTGTGGACACGAGATGCAAAGGCCAGGGCTCACGAGTTTTCAAGGCCTCCATGGAGGAGGCGCTCGAAGTGGCGCGTCAGGCTAGGATCCGCCGGCAGAATGAAGGCACCGGTTACTTCACCCTGGAGAATGACGACCGGTTAGACGCCGAACGCGCACTGGCGCTGCTGGCGCCCTTTGGGAAGACGCTGGTCGATGCCGCTGAATTCTTCGTGCCTCACTTGCGAGCGTTGCAGACGTCCAGGACGGTGCGCGAGGCTGCTGATGCCTACGAGGCCAGTTCAGTGTCCCGCGGACTTTCCAAGGCCCACCTGAAAGACATCCGCATACGCTTGGGGAACCTCTGCCAGACCTTCGGAGAGCGCTCCATTGCCATGGTGACCGCTGAGGAGCTCGACGCATGGTTGGATGGGTTGGGCGTCTCCACTGCCACGAAGAACGGCTACCGCAGGTACGCGGTAGCTTTGTGGTCCTTCGCCGAGGGCCGCAAATGGTGTACCGGAAATGAGGCCGGGAAAACAGCGGTCGCAAAGGTCGTGTCGGGAGAGGTGGGCATCCTCACGCCGGATGAGGTGCGGGCACTTCTCACAGCCGCGCACCCCGAGATCCTGCCCGCGATTGCCATCGGCGCTTTTGCCGGCCTGCGCCGCGCAGAACTCGAGCGCATCGAATGGCGGTCCGTGAATGTGGCAGAGAGGTTCGTGGAGGTACTGGCTACCAATGCGAAGTCAGCGCGGCGGCGCACGGTTCACATGTCCGACAATCTGGCCGCGTGGCTCGCTCCCTTTGCGCATAGCACGGGCAAGGTGTGGCCAGTGAAGGAGAAGCGCGGGAGGCGTCTATTCGAAGATGCAGCCAGGGCTGCGGGATTCGGTACGCCGGGGACTGAGACAGCGGAGGAGAAGCAATCAGGCACCAAGCTGAGGCCATGGCCAGCCAATGCGCTCAGGCATAGCTTTGCCAGCTACCATCTTGCCCACCACAACGACGCCGCAAAACTGGCGCTCGAGATGGGACACACGACGAACGCGCTTATTTTTGCGCACTACCGGCAAATCGTGAGGCCTGCGGAGGCGGAGAGGTATTGGGAGGTGAGGCCCTCCAAGGAACCGATTTCAACTTGCGACTCCAGTCCGACTTAA
- a CDS encoding GDYXXLXY domain-containing protein encodes MRKWIVIATGLATLALVNWTISQREHQIATGKEVRLELAPVDPRSLMQGDYMALRFQVANEVQRGTSRKEEDREARDGHVVVKPEANGIARYVRQHAGETLAPDEILLRYRIREHQVKFATNAWFFQEGHAKLYEGARYGEFRVSPSGEMLLVAMLGKDREKLGPPTSPKG; translated from the coding sequence ATGCGTAAATGGATCGTCATCGCCACCGGGCTCGCCACGCTGGCCCTCGTAAACTGGACCATCTCCCAGCGGGAACATCAGATCGCTACCGGCAAGGAGGTCCGCTTGGAACTCGCCCCGGTGGATCCCCGTTCACTCATGCAGGGGGACTACATGGCTCTCCGATTCCAGGTCGCCAACGAAGTACAGAGGGGAACGTCCCGGAAAGAAGAAGACAGAGAAGCAAGGGATGGTCACGTTGTCGTGAAGCCGGAAGCCAATGGCATCGCTCGTTATGTGCGCCAACACGCTGGAGAAACCCTCGCCCCGGACGAAATTCTGCTGCGCTACCGCATACGGGAACATCAGGTGAAGTTCGCGACGAATGCGTGGTTCTTCCAGGAAGGACACGCGAAGCTCTATGAGGGCGCACGCTATGGGGAGTTTCGTGTCTCTCCTTCAGGAGAGATGCTGCTGGTAGCTATGCTTGGCAAAGATCGGGAGAAGCTTGGGCCGCCAACTTCACCAAAGGGCTAG
- a CDS encoding DUF4401 domain-containing protein — MSKNELWSLLQQSALVEGDLSEQNEKHSPWFVRAMLGVAGWLGAMFLVGFVGTGLSLATMETEAYWVIGAFACGGAAAIFRLRRNGDFSSQFGLAVAIAGQVLMMLGMGRWISHSSTTVAFIVAVQQAILFVAMPNFVHRVWAAGTSALALCIALGGLDLHALILPLLTAGLAVAWLREFKLPKQNELVRACGYGITLTALIASYMNPGEFDWTGYDNIPVAPEFLQIVAYAGAALIVAVMIGATLLLLQREKVSLTSGAGKAALALAIVLALASIKAPGLAPGALILLLGFANGNRVLTGLGVLALLAYLSYYYYALHITLLEKSVIMMLTGTALLGLRFASHHWWPALNKEETTHA, encoded by the coding sequence ATGAGCAAAAACGAACTCTGGTCCCTGCTTCAGCAGAGCGCCCTCGTTGAGGGTGACCTCTCTGAACAGAACGAAAAACACAGCCCCTGGTTTGTGCGTGCCATGCTGGGTGTGGCAGGTTGGCTGGGAGCCATGTTCCTTGTTGGCTTCGTCGGCACAGGGCTGTCGCTTGCCACCATGGAAACAGAAGCCTACTGGGTCATCGGCGCCTTCGCGTGCGGTGGCGCCGCAGCCATCTTCCGCTTGAGACGGAATGGGGACTTCTCATCCCAGTTTGGTCTGGCGGTCGCCATAGCCGGTCAGGTCCTGATGATGCTAGGCATGGGGCGGTGGATAAGTCATTCCTCCACGACCGTGGCGTTCATTGTGGCTGTCCAGCAGGCCATCCTCTTCGTGGCGATGCCGAATTTTGTGCATCGGGTCTGGGCTGCTGGCACCAGTGCGCTGGCGCTGTGCATTGCCCTCGGAGGACTGGACCTGCATGCGCTGATACTGCCGCTGCTCACTGCCGGCTTGGCCGTGGCATGGCTGCGAGAATTCAAACTTCCCAAGCAGAATGAGCTGGTGCGCGCCTGTGGCTACGGCATCACGCTCACGGCGCTGATCGCGAGCTACATGAATCCGGGCGAGTTCGACTGGACCGGTTACGACAACATCCCTGTAGCCCCAGAGTTCCTCCAAATAGTCGCGTATGCGGGAGCCGCTCTCATCGTCGCCGTGATGATTGGTGCGACACTGTTGCTGCTCCAACGAGAAAAGGTCTCGCTCACATCCGGCGCGGGCAAAGCAGCGCTCGCACTCGCCATCGTGCTGGCTCTGGCCTCCATCAAGGCACCGGGCCTTGCTCCCGGCGCGCTTATCCTCCTGCTGGGTTTTGCCAATGGCAATCGCGTCCTGACTGGTCTTGGTGTCCTGGCGCTTCTTGCTTATCTTTCGTATTACTACTATGCGCTCCACATCACGCTGCTGGAGAAGTCCGTGATCATGATGCTCACCGGCACGGCTCTGCTCGGACTAAGGTTTGCATCGCACCACTGGTGGCCGGCACTGAACAAGGAGGAGACAACTCATGCGTAA
- a CDS encoding DUF2157 domain-containing protein, whose translation MAKARDEILEWARQGRIPPEHVRKALEVAGALPNESQWRNFFDKVLLSFGAVLLGAGVIFFFAYNWQDLGRFAKFALVQAPILAGLIVIWKAGVDSAVGKAALLAVTLLVGALLALVGQTYQTGADTFELFAVWALAILPWTLVARFPALWLIWLALLNVAISLYYTTMGRMWGFLFRPEALLWALFGFNTLALVVWESLAALGVKWLRERWSVRVLAVASGGLATTLAMYGIIDSPHDLAWEVGGWVAWMIAAFLVYRYLVTDLFVLAGGLLSLILVVVTAILKEVRFESAPAFLFIGLIVIGISAAGGWWLKQVAAEEETV comes from the coding sequence ATGGCGAAAGCGCGTGACGAAATTCTCGAATGGGCCCGGCAGGGGCGCATTCCTCCGGAGCATGTACGCAAGGCGCTGGAGGTGGCGGGAGCCCTGCCGAATGAATCGCAGTGGCGGAACTTTTTCGACAAGGTGCTGCTGTCCTTCGGCGCGGTGCTCTTGGGAGCAGGGGTGATTTTCTTTTTTGCATACAACTGGCAGGACCTGGGTCGCTTCGCCAAGTTCGCCCTCGTTCAGGCTCCGATTCTCGCAGGGCTCATCGTGATATGGAAGGCAGGTGTGGACAGCGCGGTGGGAAAGGCAGCGCTGCTTGCCGTTACGCTCCTCGTAGGTGCATTGCTCGCTTTGGTGGGCCAGACCTACCAGACCGGTGCGGATACGTTTGAGCTCTTCGCGGTCTGGGCGCTGGCGATCCTGCCATGGACCTTGGTTGCTCGGTTTCCGGCGCTCTGGCTGATCTGGCTGGCGTTGTTGAATGTGGCCATCAGCTTGTACTACACCACGATGGGCCGGATGTGGGGCTTCTTGTTCCGGCCTGAAGCACTGCTGTGGGCGCTCTTCGGCTTCAACACCCTAGCACTGGTGGTTTGGGAAAGTCTCGCCGCCCTGGGTGTGAAGTGGCTTCGCGAGCGCTGGTCGGTGCGAGTGCTCGCCGTCGCCAGTGGTGGGCTGGCCACAACACTGGCCATGTATGGCATCATCGATTCTCCCCATGATCTTGCTTGGGAGGTAGGGGGATGGGTCGCATGGATGATCGCCGCCTTCCTGGTGTATCGCTATCTGGTGACGGATCTTTTCGTGCTCGCCGGAGGCCTGCTCTCGCTCATTCTGGTGGTGGTGACCGCCATCCTCAAGGAAGTCCGTTTTGAGTCCGCGCCCGCGTTTCTCTTCATCGGATTGATCGTGATTGGCATCTCGGCAGCAGGCGGGTGGTGGTTGAAGCAAGTAGCGGCTGAGGAGGAAACCGTATGA
- a CDS encoding phosphatidylglycerol lysyltransferase domain-containing protein translates to MKPPGRNPIFSIRSTTTLLLLLACLALPAWGQSDEDEIPAPKAEVALVHQSATVRLYEPDERPPRAVFVFGSGDGGWSAWEDAASHWLRDVGVYVIGFDLRSYAEKDFDQQKLGRDMATLANEGVTRSGGDANTPIIYGGWSMGAVQAVPAGAFAGRPPSLKGLVLMSADSRGRYGLRATDELGITPTGQGTFSLSDFSKGVAGLRVAQFHGGADFMASTAWVQGLTSPHQLYIMRGANHGFDGPADSFAPLLQRGVDWVLGDDTAVALPPEPGLPFGLSPLWPAAALAIGLAIFFIVSRQHSIRVLVLAVAVMGAVDLLEALFQKPPGVLAWMEQWVPLGVTEKSRLLLLLSGLALLSLARGLRRRKHIAWMLALGMLSISAVLHLARAFDWHHAVAAAILIIPLVRWRKEFIARSDAPSMRLGWIMAAVLALALFVYGTIGLRQLSERGNFGEALSWSQCSQGAAAAVVMQKSELDRDGSRAARSFLATLRAGSLVSAILVLALLLRPVLKRRYPEATDEERAKVKNIIATHGADPMNGFALLSDKRYFFSDDGDGVVAYALWRKFAVVLADPICESSKRAEMVRTFAEFCARQDWEPLFYCSHMSQRTLYEELGFVTFKVGEDARLDTAEFKLQGGKFQNLRTARNKAQKAGLTFQWYDAKPHPDHGLEAQVQLISQHWLDLKHGGEMTFDLGSFSLEFIREHGCAIVRNPEGRIETFATWLCYDGGRGRSLDLMRGRNEFKDVMDFLIVEAIDHFKASGVKEVSLGNAPLANVLAVDGEKLESREERAVRFLFDNFDKFYGYKSLFNFKKKYLPDWQGRYLAYRPRVSLAMVGLAIAGVHLPKGFVGLVRS, encoded by the coding sequence ATGAAGCCCCCGGGGAGAAATCCCATTTTCAGTATTCGCAGCACGACCACCCTCCTGCTCCTGCTCGCATGCCTTGCTCTCCCGGCATGGGGCCAGAGCGATGAAGACGAGATTCCCGCGCCCAAAGCCGAGGTGGCTCTGGTGCACCAGAGCGCCACGGTGCGCCTGTACGAACCGGACGAACGCCCTCCGCGCGCCGTGTTCGTCTTTGGCTCCGGCGATGGCGGATGGTCTGCCTGGGAGGACGCGGCCAGCCATTGGCTGCGGGACGTGGGCGTCTACGTGATCGGGTTCGACCTGCGCAGCTACGCGGAGAAGGACTTCGACCAACAAAAGCTGGGGCGCGACATGGCGACGCTGGCGAATGAAGGGGTGACTCGCAGCGGGGGCGATGCCAACACGCCCATCATCTACGGCGGCTGGAGCATGGGCGCGGTACAGGCCGTGCCTGCGGGCGCTTTTGCAGGACGGCCGCCGAGCTTGAAAGGGCTCGTTCTCATGAGCGCGGACAGCCGCGGCCGGTATGGCTTGCGTGCAACGGATGAGCTGGGCATCACCCCCACCGGCCAGGGCACCTTCAGCCTTTCTGATTTCAGCAAGGGCGTTGCCGGCTTGCGGGTCGCGCAGTTCCACGGGGGAGCGGACTTCATGGCCTCGACGGCCTGGGTCCAGGGGCTCACCTCGCCGCATCAGCTCTACATCATGCGGGGCGCGAACCATGGGTTCGATGGACCGGCAGACAGCTTCGCACCGCTCCTGCAGCGGGGGGTGGATTGGGTGCTGGGCGATGACACGGCGGTGGCGCTGCCACCTGAGCCGGGCCTGCCCTTTGGGCTCTCGCCCCTTTGGCCAGCAGCGGCACTGGCGATTGGTCTTGCGATCTTTTTCATCGTTTCGCGCCAGCACTCCATCCGCGTGCTGGTACTCGCCGTGGCCGTGATGGGCGCGGTGGACTTGCTGGAGGCTCTCTTCCAAAAACCTCCCGGCGTGCTGGCGTGGATGGAACAGTGGGTGCCTCTGGGCGTGACTGAGAAGAGCCGCCTGCTCCTGCTGCTCTCCGGTCTGGCGCTGCTGTCCCTCGCGCGTGGACTGCGCCGGCGGAAGCACATCGCGTGGATGCTGGCGCTCGGCATGCTGAGCATTTCCGCGGTGCTGCATCTCGCACGGGCGTTTGACTGGCATCACGCGGTTGCCGCCGCCATCTTGATCATTCCGCTGGTGCGATGGAGGAAGGAATTCATCGCGCGCTCGGATGCCCCCTCGATGCGACTGGGCTGGATCATGGCGGCCGTGCTCGCACTGGCCCTGTTCGTCTATGGCACCATCGGCCTGCGGCAATTGAGCGAGCGCGGCAACTTCGGCGAGGCGCTCTCGTGGTCCCAGTGCTCTCAAGGCGCCGCCGCTGCCGTGGTGATGCAGAAGTCCGAGCTGGACCGCGATGGCAGCCGTGCCGCGCGCAGCTTCCTGGCGACGCTGCGAGCAGGCAGCCTAGTGAGTGCCATCTTGGTCCTGGCGCTTCTGCTGCGTCCCGTCCTGAAGCGCCGCTACCCTGAGGCCACCGACGAAGAGCGCGCCAAGGTGAAGAACATCATCGCCACACACGGTGCGGATCCCATGAACGGCTTCGCGCTGCTTAGCGACAAGCGGTACTTCTTCAGTGACGATGGAGATGGCGTGGTGGCCTATGCCTTGTGGAGGAAGTTCGCCGTGGTGCTGGCAGATCCCATCTGTGAATCTTCCAAGCGAGCCGAAATGGTGCGTACCTTTGCGGAATTCTGCGCGCGGCAGGACTGGGAGCCCCTCTTCTACTGCTCGCACATGAGCCAGCGCACGCTCTATGAGGAGCTGGGTTTCGTGACGTTCAAGGTGGGTGAGGATGCTCGGCTGGATACCGCCGAGTTCAAGCTTCAGGGCGGCAAGTTCCAGAACCTCCGCACGGCGCGCAACAAGGCGCAGAAGGCGGGCCTGACCTTCCAGTGGTATGATGCGAAGCCGCATCCGGATCACGGCCTGGAAGCGCAGGTACAACTCATCTCCCAGCACTGGCTCGATCTCAAACATGGTGGAGAGATGACCTTCGACCTCGGTTCCTTCAGCCTGGAGTTCATCCGGGAACATGGCTGCGCGATCGTGCGCAATCCGGAGGGTCGCATTGAAACCTTCGCCACCTGGCTCTGCTATGATGGCGGCAGGGGGCGCAGCCTCGACCTCATGCGCGGGCGCAACGAGTTCAAGGACGTGATGGATTTCCTCATCGTGGAAGCCATCGATCACTTCAAGGCCTCCGGTGTGAAGGAAGTGAGCCTGGGCAATGCCCCCCTCGCCAACGTGCTTGCCGTCGACGGTGAAAAGCTGGAGAGTCGTGAAGAGCGCGCCGTAAGATTCCTCTTCGACAACTTCGACAAATTCTACGGCTACAAGAGCCTCTTCAACTTCAAGAAGAAGTACCTGCCCGACTGGCAGGGCCGCTACCTGGCCTACCGTCCCCGCGTGAGTCTCGCCATGGTGGGCCTGGCGATTGCAGGGGTGCATCTGCCAAAGGGATTCGTGGGACTGGTGCGGTCGTAG
- a CDS encoding ATP-binding protein has product MKIPTPQQQKEAQANAHRFPSHYTYMKIAECLEAERNGPSEAVEQPKPPPIQCRECGTEMDEPDEVLRALCSNHGFVCEACEKKAEEARRLAWERRPLAPWPSLWPERAILDQENCSGEPLRLAKVIEGLLADGAMVGLIGDRGRGKTVMAAWIAQKRRERREEPGIYLRAADMFAMLRGTWDKDRDRGRHSETEQGLMSRFRECEFLVIDEIQERGLSEWENKILVNILDHRYASLLPTLIMGNLSAEDLAANLGPSISDRMAQTGGVVECNWPSLRQPGTKPYTKEQRESIQWSHCPFTSNGGLGFRGREMQLH; this is encoded by the coding sequence ATGAAAATCCCGACACCCCAACAGCAGAAGGAGGCTCAAGCAAACGCCCATCGCTTCCCGTCTCACTACACGTACATGAAGATCGCTGAGTGCTTGGAGGCTGAGCGCAACGGACCTTCCGAAGCCGTTGAGCAGCCCAAGCCCCCGCCCATCCAATGCCGTGAGTGTGGTACGGAGATGGATGAGCCGGACGAAGTCTTGCGCGCGCTGTGCTCCAATCATGGATTCGTCTGCGAAGCATGCGAGAAGAAGGCGGAAGAGGCGAGACGGCTTGCATGGGAGCGTAGACCGCTGGCTCCATGGCCGAGCCTTTGGCCAGAGCGGGCCATCTTGGACCAAGAGAATTGCAGCGGGGAACCGTTGCGCCTTGCCAAGGTAATCGAGGGGCTGCTGGCAGACGGCGCCATGGTAGGGCTGATAGGCGACCGTGGCAGGGGCAAGACCGTCATGGCGGCATGGATTGCGCAGAAGCGACGGGAGCGCCGTGAGGAGCCGGGCATCTATCTCCGTGCTGCGGATATGTTCGCGATGCTGCGGGGCACCTGGGACAAGGACAGGGATCGCGGACGACACAGCGAAACAGAACAAGGACTGATGAGCCGGTTCAGGGAATGCGAGTTCCTCGTCATCGATGAAATTCAGGAGCGCGGCCTGTCAGAGTGGGAGAACAAGATCTTGGTCAACATCCTCGACCATCGATATGCCAGCCTGTTGCCCACCCTCATCATGGGCAACCTGAGCGCTGAAGACCTCGCGGCGAACCTTGGGCCGTCAATCTCCGACCGCATGGCACAGACGGGTGGAGTAGTCGAATGCAATTGGCCGAGTCTCAGGCAGCCGGGCACGAAGCCGTACACCAAGGAGCAGCGGGAGAGCATACAGTGGAGTCATTGCCCTTTCACTTCAAATGGAGGGCTTGGATTCCGTGGGAGGGAGATGCAGCTCCACTAA
- a CDS encoding helix-turn-helix domain-containing protein, with the protein MSEEIARKLKAARAKTDETQGAFAKRLGVSTDAVISWENDRRTPRGLALEALNAKLDAILKGKK; encoded by the coding sequence ATGTCAGAAGAAATCGCCCGCAAGCTCAAAGCAGCCCGCGCAAAGACGGACGAAACACAAGGGGCGTTCGCAAAGAGGCTCGGCGTGTCAACGGATGCGGTGATAAGCTGGGAGAACGACCGCCGCACCCCTCGCGGCCTCGCCCTGGAAGCGCTCAACGCAAAGCTGGACGCCATCCTAAAGGGAAAGAAGTAA